The genomic interval CGAGTCGTTAGGATCGTAGTCGATATTGACAGTTTTATACTCTCCATCGGTATGATAAGTGAGTTGTGTGCCCGGCAATGGGTCGGCAGTATCAACGTCGACAGTGTAGTCGGAAGTCTGGGCATTGCCTGCTTCGTCAACTGTTACCAGCTTGTATTCAAGCTGATGAGCTCCGTCATTAATGCGAACCGTACCGTTTTCAGTGACAAGGGTATTGTCGGGGTAGTCTGTTGACTGAACGGTATACGTGGTGTTGGAAGCCATTGTACCCGAGTCAACCTTGACGTACTTGTCCTCATCCTCGTCGTAGCAGTAGAGAACGTAAGCTGCGCCGCTTTCTCCTCGCAGGACAAGTGTTGCGTCTGTTTCATTAGTATAGAAAGTGTCCGGCTGGCTGTCTCCTCCGTCGTGGCCGACAGTTCCGTTGGCAACGGCAATGTCCGCGTTTGTGGTAAGGCTGCTGTCTACCTTCAGCTCTATTGTTTCATTGGCGATATTACTTGCGTCGTTTCCTGCTGCGTCTGTGGCGGTAACTGTTATGGTGTGCGTGCCGTCATCCAGAGCTTCGCCGCTCTTTAAGGTATAGTCCCACTCTCCGGTAGTCTCATCCGCCGTGGTGGTGAATGTATTGGGACTGCCACCGGAAATAATGGTTATTTTTATGGACGCTCCGGGTTCTGCTGTACCTTTCAAGGTCGGGGTGGAGTCGCTGGTCAGTGCGTCTGTCTGGAAAGTTGCCAGTTTAGCCTGATAGTCAGACGGCAGGTCTGCATATACATTTATTCCATCAAGCTGTGTGGTCTGGGCAAAGAATGAGTCACTGCCCGAATCCAGTTCCAGAGTGGGGACATCGGTTGAAGTATCCAGCTCAAGAACATGGTCAGCTTCAGCGGAACTTACGTTTCCGGCCTTATCTTTCGTGGTTACGTTAATCAGGTACTGGCCGTCTTCAAGCTTGCTGTTATCACTGAGGTTGATGATGTTGGTACTGTAACTGCCGTCCGAGGTGTTATCGCCCGAGACTGTGTAGGTCTCAACATCAGCGGGATCATCGGATACAAGATAGGTTTTGCTGTCCTTGGTTGTGCTGTTGTCGTCAGTGACGCTGGTTTTCGCAATTCGAACGGTGGCACCGTCTTTTACATAAGTATAGTCGTCTCCATCGGCTGTCAGTTCGTAAACACGGGTAGCCTCAATGCTGACTTCGGAACCTTTTTCAACATCTCCGGTCAGTGTCGGATCTGAAGTAACCCAGTCATTATTGGTTACATTTTCATTTTCACTGGTATCGTTGCCAAGATTGATTTTGGGGTCTTCTATGCCGTTATCAACTACCAGAGTGAAGGTTGTGGACTGTTTTTCCTCGCACTTTACATAATACTGGTGCGGTTCAGTATCATCCGGGTTGGTGGTAAATGTATAGCTCCAGCTGCCGTCTGCGAGAACGGCGATAGGGTTCACATTAATCTTGGTACCGTCAATATCGTAGAGATCGACAGTGCTGTAGGCAATGGCGGTTCCTTCCAGAGTCAGCATGGGATTGTCCGGAGTATCATCTCTGGCAGCGAGAACCGGGACACTGACGTAGGTTGTGTTGGTGGCTTCGTCTGTTTCCCCGGTATACTGGTCGGTGTCCAGTCCGAGAGTGGGCTTTGAAACCAGGTCCTGCTCAATGTAAAACTTGGTTGAGTCGCTGACGCTGTTGCCCGCTTCATCCGTGCTGGTGATAGTGGCGGTGTAGGTTCCGCCGCGAATGTGCGAGTATTCCGGATCAGAACCGATATCGTATGACCAGTAACCCTGACTATCGATAGCTAAATCCGAGGCTTCCAGCACTTTGGAATTCCCATCGGTATCAACGATGGTGATTCTGGTGGTTACACCTGCGGCATCATCCAGCTTACCTTTCAGCAGCGGAGTCAGGTCGTTTGTACTTTGTAAGGTTGTACCATCTTCATAAGTATGTCCGTCAGTCAATCTTGACCCATTGTCTTTGTATATTTCGATTTCCGGAGTTGCCGGCGGTTGATTGTCATGATGAAATTCAACAACCTGCGCGGAAAGGTTTCCGGCTTTATCTTCAGCAACAATGACTACCTTATAGTTGGTCTCTTCCGGATTTGAGTCAAAGGACGGATAGGCTGTCCATGTCCCATCGTTGAAGCTCGCAGAGTTGGCCTTGAGGGTTGCAAGATTGGCCGTGACGAAACTTTCCAGATTGTTCGAATCGCTGAGGTCAGCAACGTTGTATCCGGCATCCCCTTCCTTGAAGACGATCATCTGGACTTTGCTGTCGGCTTCAGTCGTGATGGTGATTTTCGGGTCGTCAGTATTTGTCAGGTAGACGCCGTTGTCTGCAGTGATGTCTGTTTCGCCGTTTTGAATCTTGCTTATTGTAACATCAGGATCGGTTTGATCGATGGTAATGGGCTGCGATATAGTCGTCGTACTGGATATATCGGAAGCTTCATCTGTAGCAGTAAACTCAAAAGTATAGGTTCCGTCGGGAAGGCCGTTGCCATTTGCAATCAGTGAGTCGGTATTGAATTGTGTTGCGTTAATATCTGCCTGATCGTTGAAAACAAGGGTGGTTCCGCTACCTTCTTTCTGACCGTTACTGTCAAGCTTCCAGTAGGTCATGGTAATGTATGTTCCGGTACTTTTATGGACCGTGAAACTGGCGTCATCAAATTTTGTGGTGCCATCGTCTGTTGTGTCCGCTGCATCGAAGAACAGAGGGGTACTGTCATTGACCAGTGAAACGGTTGGCGCGTCCGGTCTGGGCGCAATGACCAGATCCGTATTCGGGCTCATTTCAATCAGTTGCGTATTTCCTGCTACGTCAGTGACTATGGCCACTACTTTGTAGTTTCCGGGGGAAAGGTTGGGCGGGGTTACCTCCCAGTCGCCGGTATTTGCATCAGCGTAAACTGTTGCCGAATATGTTACACCGCCATTCTCAGTTATCGTCCCATCTGCATTAATGGTAGATATCAGGTTGTCGTTGGCATCATATTCGAGAATCTTGAGTTCCACTTTCGCTCCGGATTCGGTTTTACCCTCCAGAGTGGGGTTGAGGATAGTGGTGATGGTATCGTTTTTATCACCGGCATTATCATCGTCATTGAGTTTAATGTCCCCGGTGGGATCCGTGGTGTCGATGACGAGTGACTCGGATATTGTGTTACTTACGTTGCCCGCTTCATCTTCCACAGTTATTTTGATTGTGTTGGAAGTATCGGCTCCGATATTTAGGGTCGTAGAGCTGTTTCCGTCGGGATTGGCAAGATCAATGGTAGCCTTCCCGTCATTGATTTCCTGCGTGGTGAGGGGGCGAGTGTATGTCTGTCCATTCAAGACAATGCTGATGCTTTTAGGGTCATCTTCAGTGATTGTGACATCAATTTTGAGACCGTTATCAACATTGGTAATCCAGTCATCACCGGAGAGGCCGGTGTCCATGCTGTCACCACCTGCGTCATCGGCAAGGACGGCTGTGATTTCCGGCGCGGTACGGTCGACATGAATATCCACAGTGTCATCATTTGCAGGAAAAACAGTGATGTTTCCAGCGGCATCTTCAACTTCAATGCTGAATTTGTGGTCGCCGTCTGAAATGTAGTTGTTAGCGTTTGCAGTGTTACCGATGGTGTATTCCCAGTCGAACCCATTGGCTGTCTTGGTTGCGGTAACGGTGTCCACCAGAGTCTTGGTTCCGGAAGCACTGTCATAGATACGCACCACGGGAGCACTGACAGTAGGTGCATTGGTGAAGCCGCTAAGGTCAATGCCGTCATCAAAAGAACCGCTCAGGGTCAGGGTTTTGGCATTGGTAAATGTTTTGTCGCGATAATCCGTGGTCGCTGTAGTTGAAATTATTGTGTCATTGGTATCGGTAATGAGTTCAATGGCACCGTCTGTAGGCATTTCCGGAGCTTCGTCATCAAGAAGCACTGTGTAAATATCGGAGGTTGCAGTGTTCCCTGCATTATCTGTGGCTACGGCAATGAACTGGATCGCGTTTTCTGTGCCATCATTGAAGTAATCACTGGCGGCAACAGGAACAACGCTTCCGTCTTTTATCGCATCACCATTGGCAAGAACGATTTCCTTTAAGATAGTCCCGTCGTTTGAGACCATGTAAACCTTGAAAGTTGCATCGACATCACCGCTGATTTTCAGGTTTACCACCTGTCCTTCGGTATCCTCGAAATCAGTGATGTAATCACCGTCGGTTCCGGTATCTGTAGTGCTGTCCAGAGTGATGACTGGCTTGGCTGTCTGCAAATCTGATTCAAAAGTGAATACCTTTGACTCTGAGGTGTTGCCTGCGGCGTCCTCCACTTTAACGTAGTAAGAGCGCACCTCTTCGTGGGTCAGGCCGGACACAGCATAAGTCCATGTGTATGTGCCGTCATGGTTGTCCACTATCTGAACACCGCTGCTGCCCAGTTTGCTGTGGCTTATTTCACCAATCTCATTGCCTTGGGCATCTTTTAGAATATTGCCCAGTTCATCGCACTGGTAAAGAGTTACGATTACATCATCGCCACCTTCCTTGATGACACCTGTGAGGGTGACACTTTCACCCGCGACCACTGTTTCATGGCTGCCTACATAAGCGTTTTCGGCAGTAATAGTGGATTTGTCCGGGTCTTCGTTGTCTACTGTGACAGTCAGGTTGGCGTGTTCGATGTTGCCTGCTGTATCAGTGATTTCCGCACGAAAATAAACTTTTTCCGCACCGTTGGTACCGTAGCTGCTGGCATCGAACTCATCATAGGACCAGCTGCCGTCGGTTTCGGCAGCAATAGGGGTGGCGTTGATGGGAACGGGATTGTCCGTAACAACTCCGTTCTCATCAATATATTTCCCGTCCGCATTGACAAGGTAGAGGTTAACAAGTCCCTGATTGCCTGCGTTTGTCCCTGTAATCTTTAAATTACCTTCATCAATACCGGATGCGTTGCCGGCTTCGGCGCCGTGGGTGTAGTTGTCTTCGGTGGTTCCGAGACGTGCGCCGTCGGCTGTGGAATCGCTGTCCGCATCAAGATCAATGGTCAGCCCGTTTGTGGGGGCTTCGCGGTCGATGGATACGGTCAGGCTGGCACTGGTTGATGTCTCATTGCCAGCCATGTCAGTGGCTTTGACCATGAATTTGTAATCGATATTATTCGGAATGTCTGAGTTGGCTACGGTGTAGGTCCAGACATCGTTGGCTGCATCATATGTAGCCGGGCCAAGGTCAACAGTCCCGCCGTTGGCTGTTGCCAGCATGACGACGACTTCCCGGGCTTCACCACTGATATTGTCGATAGTCAGGTTCAGTTCTTCTGCATTAGTGATGTGGTCTTCGTTCAGCGGGTCTACACCGATACCTCTGCTGTTGGACTCATCATTCATGGTAATGGTCGCACCTGTTGAAAAGCCGGTTTTGACCACTACATTCTGAATAGTTTCACTAGTAGCGAGATCGTTACCTGCGTCATCTTCCCCGGTAATGGTGAAGTTGTAGGTCCCGTCATTTAGGCCGTTGCCTTCATTGTCTTCAGGAAAACGTACACTCCAGTTGCCGGAGCTGTTTACTGTAACTGGATCAAGGGTGCCGCTTACAGCATTACCGGCACTGTCCGTTCCCGTATAGGTGATGGTCAGAATGGTGTCTTTTTCACCGGAACCTTCCAGCAGGGGGCGGTCATCATTGGTATAAATTTTTCCTGCGTCCTGCGCAAAAAGGGTTTTAGAAGTTGAGTCTACTGTTGCATCACCGTTAAGTGTCGGATTAGTAGTATCTACTTCAACTTTTAAAGTGCTTGATTTGGGAGCAGTATCTGCATTGCCCTCAGCTATCTGGGCAAAATATTCGTGTTCGCCTTCGGCAGCTCCAGTAACGGTTATTTCATAATTGCCGTCAGCATCAGCGGTGGCCTGTCCGATAGGAGAGTCGGAACCGACTGTATAAATGTTTAGCACAGTTCCGGGATCAGCAGTACCGACGATTTTGAGGTCGGTTTTATTGGTGATGCCGTCATCTTCATATACAGGGTCGGCAGCAGTGCTTTCAGCTGTTTCAATGCCGGATTCAGATTCCTGTGAAAGGGCAATCGTCACCTTGCCGCTATTTTCGTTGTTGGCATTGGCGGTGTTGGCTGGGTCGGTCGGTTCCGGTTCCGGTTCTGGTTCAACTGGATCTGGATCCGGCTCCGGATCATCTGGTTCTGGCTGATCAATCTCTTTCGTTGCGATTGGTTCAGTCTGATCAGGAGTACTGGAAAGGCTGTTCTGTTCGGCGAATTTTTCAATATCATCGAACATGCGCTGCTGGCTTTTGAGAATATCATCAGTGGGGTCAGTCATGAGCGCGGCCTGAGCGGTCTGGATAGGCTCAAGCTGTCCTTCTACGAGGTTTCCTTCTTCAGAGTTGCCTTCCGTTTCGGAAGGGGTGCCCTCATCGGTAACGGCTTCCCATTCGGGGGCTTCTTCATCCTGCTTGTCCATGTCCAGCATTTCGGAGCGATTGAAGATGTCCTGTGATTCAAGGGCGTTTCCATCGGAGAACTCCATGTTGACCTTTCCGTCAAGGCTCATGATGTTACCCACAAAGAGGAAGGTCTGTTCTTCATTGGTCTCTTTGTGGACCAGAACAAGGTCTGCGCCTTTGAGAACATAACGGTAATCGTCCGGGGAGCCCTGAACGCTATATACTGTCGATGGGGAAACTTTTGTTGCGTCAGCCATAATTAGTTACCTTTAGCGGAGTAGAGGGGATTGCTGGTTTCAAAAGGAGTTTCGTCAAGGGGCAGACCCAGTACTTCGGGCAGTCGTCCCTGTTCGAGAAAAATATTAAGAGATGCCCGTATTCTGGAATAGCGGGCGTTTACTTCACGCACAGCCGCACTGGTCTGGCCTTCCCTTGCGGTAATCAGGTCCAGCAGGGTGCGGATACCAAGATCGAATTCACTCAGGTAGAGGCTCATGAGATTGATACTGGCGTCATAAGCGTCCCGGGCAAGTTCAAACTCTTTTTCTGAGGATTTATAGGCATTGAAAGCGTCGGAAAGGATGTTCTGTACTTCCAGTTCCGTTGCTTCCTTGGTGGCGATCAGCCGTTTGAGAACCGCTTCTTCCTTCTTTACGCTTTCATCAGTGGCGTAACCGTTGAAGAGGTTCCAGTTGACGGTCAACTGGCCGTCGAGGGCATTCTCGTAGCCGTCATATTCTTTAAATTCGCTTTTGGCCTGCAACCGGTACCCGAAAGAGGGGTAGTAGTCTGACTCAACAGTTGCAACAGCCTGTTGCTGGGATTGAATTTCAGCATCGTAGGCTTTGAGATTGACGTTGTTGACCTTGGCGATTTCGTAGGCACCTTCAAGCGTATCGGATATTGTCATCTTATTCATGGGAATATCCGTATCCACTCTATTGACCGGCTGCTTGATGATGTTTTCAAGCATCAGTCGTGCGGTTTTCAGCTGCTGCTGCTGAACCGTTACCTGCGATTCTGTTGAGCGCAGGGAAACTTCCACCTTGCGGGCATCGGCCTTGGAGGAGATTCCCGCGTTGTAGCGTTCCCAGAAAGTTGTCAGTAGTTTCTGGTAAAAATCCAGAGTGTTGTTGTAGACCTCAAGGGTTTCCTGAGCCTGCATGACACTCAGGTAGGAGTTGATGGTCAGGGCGGCGATGTCTTCCTGAGTTCTGGCCAGACGGTATTTTGCGCCTTCAGCTTTAAGCTTGGCGCTGTCCACACTGGCATCCAGCCCGCCGAAGTTGTACAGGGTCTGGGTCATTTCAACTGCGGACTGGCCGTAGCTTGTGGTGTCGGTATCCAAGTTATGCGAGGGTCCGGCCTGCGCGGTGAAGTCTATGCGTGGCATATATACACTGCGGGACATACCGTATTCAGCGTTTTTCTCAAGCATGGAGTAGCGCGAAGACGCAACCAGCGGATGTCCGCTGATGGCCAGCTCACAGGCATGGTAAAGAGTCAGGGCTGTGCTGTTGCTCTCACCTGGAGTGCTTTTCTGCAGTGAAGAACCTTTCTCGCCCGGATCGTCGATCTCAATGACTCTGGGTTTGAAGTTTTCAATATCTTCCGCACTCTTATACTTTTGCTCTTCATTTTCCAGACCGGAAAGATTGACTGTCTCTGCGGATTTTTCCACGTTAGGCTGGGGAGGAGTGCCTTCTGTGGAGGGTTCCGCGAAACATACATTACCTTGAAATGTCAGCAGTGCACATAGCACGCAAACTTTTCCGAATCTTTTAATCATCTGCCCTGACATATTTTCACCCAACCTATAATAATAACAGCCTGAATTAATTCTTAAGCTGTTTTCCATTCACGGAATTCATGGTTTCAATGCTTTTTTCCAAAGCAGTGACCATCTGGCGCGATTCTTTGATCAGTCTTCCTGTCAATTCGTTACCAAGGCCGATTTCCTTGGTGGTTTCAAGGGACTGGTCCTGAACAGTATTAATCGCCTCTGCTGAACGTTGCTGGAGCAGGGTCAGTTTCAGTAGGAATTTGTTCGTGTTTTCAAGGGACTCAAGCAAAGCTTCGTTGTTCTTCTCCAGCTGTGCGGAAATTGCAGCCATCTGGCTGCCCAGATCTTGGTCAGCGGAAACAGCAGCTCCGGAGGTACCGGATTTGCCTGCGGAGTATTCGGTCTTTTCATTGAGCCAGTTCTCAACTCTTTGCTTGAGCTGGTCATGCATGCGGCTCAATAAAATGGACAGGACTCCGACAACCGCACTGCCTGCAAGACCGAACAATGATGTGGAGAATGCGGTACCCATTCCGGCCATGGGGTTTTTAAGCTCGACAATAAGCTGAATCATGACCTGCATGATGGAGGTGTCGCTGGAATCTGTCAGCCCTCCGGCAAGGGTGGAAAGGATTTCACCCATGGATTGCAGGGTCAGGGTAAGACCGAGGAAGGTTCCCATAAGTCCCAGTAATACAAGGAATCCACCCAGAAATGAGATCAGCGATGAGCGGGAAGAAAAATTTTGTTCAAGGCTTTCTATAATGGAACGGCTGTCACTGGACGATTTAACGATCAGGATGCCGTTTTCCTTGATGGAACAGCCGATGGAAACAAGCACGTTTCCGAGCAGGCCTTTGTTCAGGTCTTCCAGTTCAAAGGAGCTTTCTTCCGGGTGTTCGCACCAGTCGGTGAATTCGGCGAAAAGCTGCATGTCTTTGCGCACTGAAAGAATGTAGCGGAAAGCCGTGATCATGCTGCCGATAAATACGGCAAGGATGATTGAGTTGATTATTTCCGAAGTGGCAAAAAGGGTCTTCAGAAAAGCAAAACTGATCACCACGCTGGTAATGACCGCGAGAAGTACGAGTATGGATAAGGTTAAGTAAAGTTTATATTTATTGCTGTTGTAAGCCATGTTTGTCGATGTCCTTCAGTTCTTTTATCTGCGAAATAATGCCGGATCGGCACTACATACATAAAAGAAATATAATTAAAAGAAAAGTTCTAAAAAAAGTTTATAAAACGATTTTTTTAGTTTCGGTCTTGTTTTTTGGGGAATTGCGTAACACTCGATAGTTGAATTTTCATAGACCTAAACGGGGCTTTGCATTCGGCTATAAAATGACCCCAGAATCATTTCCATTTCCTCTTGCGAGGCTGTGGAAAGGAATTTTCTGAATTCATTTTGCGGGCACCCGGAAATCCCCCCGCACATGCGGCATTGGTGGAGGGAAAAGGACATGTCGCGCACCGTAAAACTGTTTTCGCCCTTAAGCGGGGTAGGACAGGCGATATTCTCCCGGCAATTGCAGATGGGATGCGGGACGGCAGCGGGTCTCATTTTATATGAGAAGAAAAAGAATAGGGAGCATAACACCCCGTAGATTTTGGCAAAGATACGTTTCACAGACTCCCTCCCCGGATCAGTGAAATAAAATTAAAAGCTATATGTTGTTTTTTTATAGTATTACAGTCGGTTGGGTGTAAACACCCTGTTTGATGTGTATATAGTTATAATATATCAAACTGAAAGTGAAGTATTTATTAAATTCTACTGCTGATTGTAATAAACTTATAAAACATGAATGTATGTATGTTTTAACGTTTCAAAAAAGTGAAGAAATGTTCTCTGTAAAACAATTCTTCACTTTTGGTTATCAGAGCTCGATGCAGGATGCAGCTATTGGTTGCCCCATTTTTATACTGGTCTCAAATCCGTTCGCAGTGTTCTGCAGGATGTCTTCGTCAATCTTCGTTTTTCCCTTTTCAAGCAGCATGATAACTGTTGATCCGCCGAATTTGAACAAACCTTTTTCCTGACCTTTATGGATCATGCTGTCTGGTGTGTAGCTCTGGATAATGGAACCGACCATGGTTGCGCCCACTTCGCAAAGCAGGATGTCGCCGGCTGTGTCTGTTTTCAGAGTGCTGTATTCCCGTTTGTTCTCCCAGTACACGCGGAGCATATTTCTGACCGCATAAGGGGAAACAGAGTAGTATTCACCGTTGATCTGAGTGGAGGCGGAGATCTGTCCGTCCGCAGGGAAATGAAATCGATGGTAATCCACCGGGGCCAGACGGAAAATAAG from Desulfovibrio sp. JC010 carries:
- a CDS encoding Ig-like domain-containing protein, whose translation is MADATKVSPSTVYSVQGSPDDYRYVLKGADLVLVHKETNEEQTFLFVGNIMSLDGKVNMEFSDGNALESQDIFNRSEMLDMDKQDEEAPEWEAVTDEGTPSETEGNSEEGNLVEGQLEPIQTAQAALMTDPTDDILKSQQRMFDDIEKFAEQNSLSSTPDQTEPIATKEIDQPEPDDPEPDPDPVEPEPEPEPTDPANTANANNENSGKVTIALSQESESGIETAESTAADPVYEDDGITNKTDLKIVGTADPGTVLNIYTVGSDSPIGQATADADGNYEITVTGAAEGEHEYFAQIAEGNADTAPKSSTLKVEVDTTNPTLNGDATVDSTSKTLFAQDAGKIYTNDDRPLLEGSGEKDTILTITYTGTDSAGNAVSGTLDPVTVNSSGNWSVRFPEDNEGNGLNDGTYNFTITGEDDAGNDLATSETIQNVVVKTGFSTGATITMNDESNSRGIGVDPLNEDHITNAEELNLTIDNISGEAREVVVMLATANGGTVDLGPATYDAANDVWTYTVANSDIPNNIDYKFMVKATDMAGNETSTSASLTVSIDREAPTNGLTIDLDADSDSTADGARLGTTEDNYTHGAEAGNASGIDEGNLKITGTNAGNQGLVNLYLVNADGKYIDENGVVTDNPVPINATPIAAETDGSWSYDEFDASSYGTNGAEKVYFRAEITDTAGNIEHANLTVTVDNEDPDKSTITAENAYVGSHETVVAGESVTLTGVIKEGGDDVIVTLYQCDELGNILKDAQGNEIGEISHSKLGSSGVQIVDNHDGTYTWTYAVSGLTHEEVRSYYVKVEDAAGNTSESKVFTFESDLQTAKPVITLDSTTDTGTDGDYITDFEDTEGQVVNLKISGDVDATFKVYMVSNDGTILKEIVLANGDAIKDGSVVPVAASDYFNDGTENAIQFIAVATDNAGNTATSDIYTVLLDDEAPEMPTDGAIELITDTNDTIISTTATTDYRDKTFTNAKTLTLSGSFDDGIDLSGFTNAPTVSAPVVRIYDSASGTKTLVDTVTATKTANGFDWEYTIGNTANANNYISDGDHKFSIEVEDAAGNITVFPANDDTVDIHVDRTAPEITAVLADDAGGDSMDTGLSGDDWITNVDNGLKIDVTITEDDPKSISIVLNGQTYTRPLTTQEINDGKATIDLANPDGNSSTTLNIGADTSNTIKITVEDEAGNVSNTISESLVIDTTDPTGDIKLNDDDNAGDKNDTITTILNPTLEGKTESGAKVELKILEYDANDNLISTINADGTITENGGVTYSATVYADANTGDWEVTPPNLSPGNYKVVAIVTDVAGNTQLIEMSPNTDLVIAPRPDAPTVSLVNDSTPLFFDAADTTDDGTTKFDDASFTVHKSTGTYITMTYWKLDSNGQKEGSGTTLVFNDQADINATQFNTDSLIANGNGLPDGTYTFEFTATDEASDISSTTTISQPITIDQTDPDVTISKIQNGETDITADNGVYLTNTDDPKITITTEADSKVQMIVFKEGDAGYNVADLSDSNNLESFVTANLATLKANSASFNDGTWTAYPSFDSNPEETNYKVVIVAEDKAGNLSAQVVEFHHDNQPPATPEIEIYKDNGSRLTDGHTYEDGTTLQSTNDLTPLLKGKLDDAAGVTTRITIVDTDGNSKVLEASDLAIDSQGYWSYDIGSDPEYSHIRGGTYTATITSTDEAGNSVSDSTKFYIEQDLVSKPTLGLDTDQYTGETDEATNTTYVSVPVLAARDDTPDNPMLTLEGTAIAYSTVDLYDIDGTKINVNPIAVLADGSWSYTFTTNPDDTEPHQYYVKCEEKQSTTFTLVVDNGIEDPKINLGNDTSENENVTNNDWVTSDPTLTGDVEKGSEVSIEATRVYELTADGDDYTYVKDGATVRIAKTSVTDDNSTTKDSKTYLVSDDPADVETYTVSGDNTSDGSYSTNIINLSDNSKLEDGQYLINVTTKDKAGNVSSAEADHVLELDTSTDVPTLELDSGSDSFFAQTTQLDGINVYADLPSDYQAKLATFQTDALTSDSTPTLKGTAEPGASIKITIISGGSPNTFTTTADETTGEWDYTLKSGEALDDGTHTITVTATDAAGNDASNIANETIELKVDSSLTTNADIAVANGTVGHDGGDSQPDTFYTNETDATLVLRGESGAAYVLYCYDEDEDKYVKVDSGTMASNTTYTVQSTDYPDNTLVTENGTVRINDGAHQLEYKLVTVDEAGNAQTSDYTVDVDTADPLPGTQLTYHTDGEYKTVNIDYDPNDSDSRTLDISTNDNKTGFTIQTAADTSRVQLIRPDGSSRFFDVNSAGLATIVLIDSLDKGLDDGDLSYTLKFYDDVNNQSDEHNVTVNLNVDTDPATVDIDLDGDSDRGFNASDDLTSGEVFRFTGEFAGEFNEDGDPDFSNIGYKITISGPDGTYEYTHTAGADGADDPSNTSYIKNISVIGTDDDSGNKAGEYSFEIHDPEHNLANGNYTVSIEATDEAGNTSLASSTEFELYNDDNMKAPSITASYIGNNLTEYKMQNFGDYDDGDKYEIIVHHTDGGSSDPKSSPLDSTRPEFYHKAATDDEYIEVKVVDEAGNESKSYFHDLDDTDLDYTADFDDKLDIDSYTVELTNTTDNSSYTLNTDSWQSSFAQSLTDGNYTLKITGQNDVTGAVAEAEKTFNFTLGDITTTTNQTEIFTAASDSDQDFNGIKEGSGGDSTENSTGEGISVHIEQNEITFEVFDPA
- a CDS encoding TolC family protein; its protein translation is MLCALLTFQGNVCFAEPSTEGTPPQPNVEKSAETVNLSGLENEEQKYKSAEDIENFKPRVIEIDDPGEKGSSLQKSTPGESNSTALTLYHACELAISGHPLVASSRYSMLEKNAEYGMSRSVYMPRIDFTAQAGPSHNLDTDTTSYGQSAVEMTQTLYNFGGLDASVDSAKLKAEGAKYRLARTQEDIAALTINSYLSVMQAQETLEVYNNTLDFYQKLLTTFWERYNAGISSKADARKVEVSLRSTESQVTVQQQQLKTARLMLENIIKQPVNRVDTDIPMNKMTISDTLEGAYEIAKVNNVNLKAYDAEIQSQQQAVATVESDYYPSFGYRLQAKSEFKEYDGYENALDGQLTVNWNLFNGYATDESVKKEEAVLKRLIATKEATELEVQNILSDAFNAYKSSEKEFELARDAYDASINLMSLYLSEFDLGIRTLLDLITAREGQTSAAVREVNARYSRIRASLNIFLEQGRLPEVLGLPLDETPFETSNPLYSAKGN